The following are encoded in a window of Bacillota bacterium genomic DNA:
- a CDS encoding HAD-IIA family hydrolase, with product MPAIELKEIEFFLLDMDGTIYLGDRLIDGSRDFLHLLKEQGKRYCFLTNNSSRGSEAYLKKLGGLGIEATGEELVTSTDLLIYHLGKTDPGAVLYPVGTEQFERELSRAGFNLIHDYREGSRPDYVVIGFDTTLHYNKLFDVCRLVRDGVPYIATHPDLNCPLGDGIYMPDCGAIIAFVRAATDIPPAEVVGKPNPQVIEYFRHTRGVDRGRMAIIGDRLYTDIRLGRKGNITSILVLSGESTREDVADAVDRPDYVFDSVRQLYQALL from the coding sequence ATGCCCGCAATTGAATTGAAAGAGATCGAATTTTTTCTGCTGGACATGGATGGCACCATTTACCTGGGCGATCGCCTGATCGATGGTTCCCGGGATTTTTTGCATCTCCTCAAAGAGCAGGGCAAGAGATACTGTTTTCTGACCAACAACTCCTCCCGGGGATCGGAGGCCTACCTGAAAAAACTCGGTGGCCTGGGGATAGAGGCCACCGGGGAAGAGCTGGTAACCTCCACCGATCTGCTCATTTACCATCTGGGGAAGACCGATCCCGGAGCGGTTCTCTACCCCGTGGGCACGGAACAATTCGAACGGGAACTTTCCCGGGCCGGATTCAACCTCATTCATGATTACCGGGAGGGATCCCGCCCCGATTATGTGGTCATCGGCTTTGACACCACCCTGCATTACAACAAACTTTTTGACGTGTGCCGCCTTGTGAGGGATGGGGTGCCCTACATTGCCACCCATCCCGACCTGAACTGCCCCCTTGGTGATGGAATCTACATGCCCGATTGCGGTGCGATCATTGCCTTTGTCAGGGCGGCCACGGATATTCCGCCGGCGGAGGTAGTGGGCAAGCCGAACCCGCAGGTAATTGAATATTTCCGGCATACCCGGGGTGTTGATAGAGGCCGGATGGCGATCATCGGGGATCGGCTCTATACGGATATACGGCTGGGCAGGAAAGGCAACATAACTTCCATCCTGGTCCTCTCCGGGGAATCCACCCGT
- a CDS encoding glycerophosphodiester phosphodiesterase: protein MMFRENNRPGKMMILGHRGSPREAPENTIPSFLTALERGADGIELDVTLSRDKALIIIHDYTLSRTTDGRGLAARRTLEQLKSLDAGSYFSRQFAGTRIPTLQEVIEALGRKAFIMIEIKTSLVGANMETADAVAAVVARHDLYKRVVVSSFNPFALVRTRKTDPHIPVGLLHFPLVPSLLQRGSFADMVRPAVLHPHHRLVNRKYMEQARMLGCRVIPWTVNAEEDLNRMMQMGVDGVITDYPGRIRKVLAKSKRGLFLFKDAERGERKECPQLN, encoded by the coding sequence TTGATGTTCAGGGAAAACAATCGCCCGGGGAAAATGATGATCCTCGGGCACCGCGGTTCACCGCGGGAAGCACCCGAGAATACCATCCCGTCATTTTTGACTGCACTGGAAAGGGGTGCTGACGGGATAGAACTGGATGTCACCCTGAGCCGTGACAAGGCTCTGATCATCATCCATGACTACACCCTGTCAAGAACCACGGACGGACGGGGGCTGGCGGCGAGGCGCACCCTGGAGCAGTTGAAGTCGCTGGATGCCGGCTCTTATTTTTCCCGGCAATTTGCGGGAACGCGCATCCCCACCCTTCAGGAAGTCATCGAGGCTCTGGGGCGGAAGGCTTTCATCATGATAGAAATCAAGACGAGCCTGGTAGGTGCAAACATGGAGACCGCCGATGCCGTCGCGGCTGTGGTGGCCCGCCATGACCTGTACAAACGTGTTGTGGTCTCCTCATTCAACCCTTTTGCCCTGGTCAGAACGAGGAAAACGGATCCCCACATTCCCGTCGGGCTGCTGCATTTTCCGCTAGTCCCTTCCTTGCTGCAAAGGGGAAGCTTTGCAGATATGGTCAGGCCCGCCGTATTGCATCCCCATCACCGTCTGGTGAACAGAAAATACATGGAGCAGGCCCGCATGCTCGGCTGCCGGGTTATTCCCTGGACGGTCAACGCGGAGGAGGATCTGAACAGGATGATGCAGATGGGAGTGGATGGAGTCATCACCGATTACCCCGGCAGGATCAGGAAAGTGCTTGCAAAGTCGAAACGGGGGCTGTTTTTGTTCAAGGATGCAGAGCGGGGTGAAAGAAAAGAATGCCCGCAATTGAATTGA